In Ignavibacteriales bacterium, one DNA window encodes the following:
- the gcvP gene encoding aminomethyl-transferring glycine dehydrogenase produces MKNYEATDKFVNRHVGPRDSDVNEMLKEINVGSLQMLMNETIPDNIRLEKEIKLDEPLTEFQFIKKLKQIAAKNKVFKSYIGMGYYNTIVPAVIQRNILENPGWYTQYTPYQAEISQGRLEALINFQTVIVDLTKMDIANASLLDEATAAAEAMQMLYNLRKKKNANVFFISEECLPQTIDVLKTRALPQGIELLIGDHREIKLNDNIFGILLQYPAAYGEVYNYTEIIQQAKKKEIYVTVAADLMSLVLLTPPGEFGADVVVGNTQRFGVPIGFGGPHAAYFAVKDEFKRFIPGRIIGVSVDAHGNKAFRMALQTREQHIRREKATSNICTSQVLLAIMAGMYAVYHGSSGLKSIAERIHNLTLLLNEGLKELGFVQTNSYFFDTIKVELTDQVPLEIIKDLAIASNLNLNYINEKTIGISLDETTQFEDVEKLLDLFYTASNNKIINIDQLGKNLKDNLPLNLIRTSAYFQEKVFNRYHSETEMLRYIKNLEKRDLSLTGSMIPLGSCTMKLNAATEMFGLSWEEFSSIHPFVPVDQVEGYKIIIEDLEKWLAEITGFNAVSLQPNSGAQGEYTGLMVIRQYHIENNNANRNVVLIPSSAHGTNPASAVMAGMNVIVVNCDSNGNVDIADLRKKAEANKANLAALMITYPSTHGVFEEAIKDICNVIHSNGGLVYMDGANLNAQLGYTSPAFIGADVCHLNLHKTFAIPHGGGGPGVGPIAVNEKLAPYLPGHSIIKVGGQEAIRAVSAAPWGSASILIISYAYINMMGTSGLKRATEMSILNANYLKSKLENFYKPLYTGKKGRVAHELIFDMRQFKTTANVEVEDIAKRLMDYGFHAPTVSFPVHGTMMVEPTESESKEELDRFCEAMLMILKEIEDIEKGIADHEDNLLKNSPHTAKTALAQDWKHPYSREQAVFPTTFTVENKFWPSVGRINNAYGDRNLVCTCEPMSTFMEETNT; encoded by the coding sequence ATGAAAAACTATGAAGCTACAGACAAATTTGTAAACCGCCATGTGGGTCCTCGGGATTCTGATGTAAATGAAATGTTGAAAGAAATTAATGTGGGTTCTTTACAAATGCTGATGAATGAGACTATTCCAGACAATATTCGACTTGAAAAGGAAATAAAATTAGATGAACCTTTAACAGAGTTTCAGTTTATAAAAAAACTAAAGCAAATTGCAGCAAAGAATAAAGTTTTCAAATCATATATAGGAATGGGATATTATAACACCATTGTACCAGCGGTTATTCAAAGAAATATTTTAGAAAATCCCGGTTGGTACACCCAATATACTCCGTACCAGGCAGAAATTTCCCAAGGAAGATTGGAAGCTCTAATAAATTTTCAGACTGTTATTGTTGATTTAACAAAAATGGATATTGCCAATGCTTCTCTTCTTGATGAAGCTACGGCTGCAGCAGAAGCGATGCAGATGTTGTACAATCTGAGAAAGAAAAAGAATGCAAATGTTTTTTTCATTTCGGAAGAATGCTTACCACAAACTATTGATGTTTTAAAAACACGAGCTCTTCCACAAGGAATTGAATTGTTAATTGGTGATCATCGGGAAATAAAATTAAATGATAATATTTTTGGAATATTACTCCAATATCCGGCTGCTTATGGTGAGGTTTACAATTACACGGAAATAATTCAACAGGCAAAAAAGAAAGAAATTTATGTAACGGTTGCTGCTGATTTGATGAGTTTAGTTTTATTAACTCCACCAGGTGAATTTGGAGCAGATGTTGTGGTTGGTAATACTCAACGTTTTGGTGTTCCCATTGGATTTGGTGGTCCCCACGCAGCTTACTTTGCTGTTAAAGATGAATTTAAACGATTTATACCGGGGCGAATTATCGGTGTATCAGTTGATGCGCACGGGAACAAAGCATTCCGAATGGCGCTTCAGACACGTGAACAACATATCCGCAGAGAAAAAGCAACAAGTAATATTTGTACTTCGCAAGTGCTGCTGGCAATAATGGCTGGAATGTATGCAGTTTATCATGGTTCTAGTGGATTAAAGAGTATTGCAGAAAGAATTCATAATCTTACTTTGCTATTAAACGAAGGATTAAAAGAATTGGGATTTGTTCAAACTAATTCTTATTTCTTTGATACTATTAAAGTTGAATTGACAGATCAGGTTCCATTAGAAATAATCAAAGATCTGGCAATAGCTTCCAACCTGAACCTGAACTACATTAATGAAAAAACAATTGGAATTTCTCTGGATGAAACAACCCAGTTTGAAGATGTTGAAAAACTACTTGATTTGTTTTACACCGCTTCAAATAATAAAATAATTAATATTGATCAACTTGGGAAAAATCTTAAAGATAATTTACCATTAAATTTAATCAGGACGAGTGCTTACTTTCAGGAGAAAGTTTTTAACAGGTATCATTCAGAAACTGAAATGCTTCGTTATATAAAAAATCTTGAAAAGCGAGATCTTTCCTTAACCGGTTCCATGATTCCTCTTGGCTCTTGTACAATGAAATTAAATGCGGCAACTGAAATGTTTGGATTATCATGGGAAGAATTTTCATCAATTCACCCATTTGTACCGGTGGATCAAGTGGAAGGCTACAAAATAATAATTGAAGATTTAGAAAAATGGCTTGCAGAAATTACCGGTTTCAATGCTGTTTCTTTGCAACCTAATTCCGGAGCCCAGGGCGAATATACTGGCTTGATGGTTATTCGTCAATATCATATTGAAAATAATAACGCTAATAGAAATGTAGTTTTAATTCCATCATCGGCGCATGGTACAAATCCTGCAAGCGCAGTTATGGCAGGAATGAATGTTATTGTTGTAAATTGCGATTCAAATGGTAACGTTGATATTGCAGATTTAAGGAAAAAAGCTGAAGCAAATAAAGCTAACCTTGCCGCATTGATGATAACTTATCCTTCAACTCATGGCGTTTTTGAAGAAGCAATTAAAGATATTTGCAATGTAATTCATTCAAATGGCGGTTTGGTTTATATGGATGGTGCGAACCTGAATGCACAGCTCGGTTATACAAGTCCGGCATTTATTGGTGCCGATGTTTGTCATTTAAATTTGCATAAGACATTTGCAATTCCGCACGGTGGCGGAGGTCCTGGCGTTGGTCCGATTGCTGTTAATGAAAAGTTAGCCCCATATTTACCAGGTCATTCAATTATAAAAGTTGGTGGACAGGAAGCTATTCGTGCCGTATCCGCTGCTCCATGGGGAAGTGCAAGTATCTTGATTATTTCTTATGCTTACATAAATATGATGGGTACAAGCGGTTTAAAACGAGCAACGGAAATGTCAATTCTAAATGCCAACTACTTGAAATCGAAATTGGAAAATTTCTATAAACCTTTATATACTGGTAAGAAGGGAAGAGTAGCTCACGAGTTAATTTTTGATATGAGACAATTTAAAACAACTGCTAATGTTGAGGTTGAAGATATTGCAAAACGCCTGATGGATTATGGATTTCATGCTCCTACAGTTTCTTTTCCGGTACATGGTACTATGATGGTGGAACCGACGGAGAGTGAATCCAAAGAAGAATTAGATCGGTTCTGTGAAGCGATGTTGATGATCCTTAAGGAAATAGAAGATATTGAAAAAGGAATTGCCGACCACGAAGATAATTTATTAAAGAACTCACCGCATACTGCAAAAACAGCATTAGCACAGGACTGGAAACATCCATATTCCAGGGAACAAGCAGTTTTTCCGACTACTTTTACAGTTGAAAATAAATTCTGGCCAAGTGTAGGAAGAATTAACAACGCTTACGGGGATAGAAATCTTGTTTGTACTTGTGAACCTATGAGCACTTTTATGGAGGAAACAAATACTTAA
- the rnc gene encoding ribonuclease III translates to MNTRLLNLLKKIISSKKFKFSEYPENFSDILLEKLSLLEKLLGYKIKDPTFYIKALTHRSYNEFTDFNLRSNERLEYLGDSVLSLLIAEYLFKKFPKEDEGFLTKTRSKLVNRNALAKAAERINLLDYMLVSNSFLSISNGVATIVSNAIEALIGAIYIDAGIDAARKFIELVIIKPGTEDNGIMEDKNFKSQLLEYTQANRLENPYYKIVKEDGPNHAKVFTVEVYVDNNCLGSGTGKNKKEAEQNAAKLALSVICEIKISELN, encoded by the coding sequence TTGAATACAAGACTTCTAAACTTGCTGAAGAAAATAATATCTTCAAAAAAGTTTAAGTTTAGTGAATACCCGGAAAATTTTTCTGATATTTTATTGGAAAAATTATCCCTGCTTGAAAAGCTCCTCGGTTATAAAATAAAAGACCCCACTTTTTATATTAAAGCTTTAACCCACCGCTCTTACAATGAATTTACTGATTTCAATTTAAGATCCAACGAACGCCTTGAATATTTGGGCGACTCGGTACTAAGCTTACTAATTGCTGAATACCTGTTTAAAAAATTTCCTAAAGAAGATGAAGGATTTTTAACTAAAACCCGCTCTAAATTAGTTAATCGTAATGCGCTTGCAAAAGCGGCTGAACGTATAAATTTGCTGGACTATATGTTGGTGAGTAATTCATTTCTTTCAATTTCTAATGGTGTTGCTACAATTGTTTCTAATGCAATAGAAGCGTTGATTGGAGCCATTTATATTGATGCTGGTATTGATGCTGCAAGGAAATTTATTGAACTTGTTATAATTAAACCTGGGACAGAAGATAACGGAATAATGGAAGATAAAAATTTTAAAAGTCAACTATTAGAATATACCCAGGCAAATCGATTAGAAAATCCTTACTACAAAATTGTAAAAGAGGATGGACCAAATCACGCCAAAGTTTTTACTGTAGAAGTGTATGTTGATAATAATTGTTTGGGTAGTGGAACGGGTAAAAATAAAAAAGAAGCAGAGCAAAACGCAGCTAAACTTGCGTTAAGCGTAATTTGTGAAATTAAAATTAGTGAGCTGAATTAA
- the fabF gene encoding beta-ketoacyl-ACP synthase II yields the protein MSKRRVVITGIGAVTPIGIGTDEFWQGLVEGRNGVGLITKFDASTFDTKFAAEVKNFDPTIWIDKKSVKRLDPYAQFAIVSADMAVTDSKLDLEKIDKERFGVIFGSGIGGILTHQQQTFTFFNGGVNRISPFFVPMMISDIAAGHISMRFGAKGPNYATTSACSTASHAIADAFMLIQSGRADIMIGGGSEASIMEMSIGGFSQMRALSNWNDRYLEASRPFDKDRNGFVMGEGGGAIILEEYEHAVNRGAKIYAELLGVGLTGDAYHITAPSPGGEGAVRSMKEALKDGGIKPEDVDYINAHGTSTPLNDSTETQAIKTTFGAHAYKLIVSSTKSMTGHLLGAAGAVEAIASILAIVNGIVPPTINLNNPDPECDLNYSPLVATKREINYAISNTFGFGGHNASILFKKI from the coding sequence ATGAGCAAAAGGAGAGTTGTTATAACTGGGATTGGGGCAGTTACACCAATTGGTATTGGAACGGATGAATTTTGGCAAGGTCTTGTTGAAGGAAGAAATGGTGTTGGCTTAATTACTAAGTTCGATGCTTCTACTTTCGATACAAAATTTGCTGCCGAAGTTAAAAATTTCGATCCAACCATCTGGATTGATAAAAAGAGTGTTAAACGACTTGATCCTTATGCTCAATTTGCAATTGTTTCTGCTGATATGGCAGTTACTGACTCCAAGTTGGATTTAGAAAAAATAGATAAAGAAAGATTTGGAGTTATTTTTGGTAGTGGAATTGGTGGCATTCTTACACATCAACAACAAACATTTACTTTTTTTAATGGTGGTGTAAATAGGATCAGTCCTTTCTTTGTCCCAATGATGATTTCTGATATTGCGGCTGGACATATTTCAATGAGATTTGGTGCCAAGGGTCCAAATTATGCAACAACGTCAGCCTGCTCAACCGCATCTCATGCTATTGCGGATGCATTTATGCTAATCCAGAGTGGTAGAGCCGATATAATGATTGGCGGTGGTAGTGAAGCCTCAATTATGGAAATGTCCATCGGTGGTTTCAGTCAAATGAGGGCATTATCAAATTGGAATGATAGATATTTAGAAGCATCTCGCCCATTTGATAAAGATAGAAATGGATTTGTAATGGGAGAAGGCGGCGGGGCGATTATTCTTGAAGAATATGAACACGCTGTTAACCGCGGAGCAAAAATTTATGCTGAACTTTTAGGTGTTGGATTAACAGGAGATGCTTACCATATTACGGCTCCATCACCAGGTGGCGAAGGTGCTGTTCGTTCTATGAAAGAAGCTTTAAAAGATGGAGGAATAAAACCAGAAGATGTTGATTATATTAATGCACATGGCACATCTACTCCATTAAATGATTCTACCGAAACTCAAGCAATAAAAACTACATTTGGTGCACATGCTTATAAATTAATTGTAAGCTCAACCAAATCCATGACGGGCCATTTGCTTGGGGCTGCCGGTGCAGTTGAAGCAATCGCTTCTATTTTAGCTATTGTAAATGGTATTGTTCCTCCAACAATAAATCTGAATAATCCTGATCCGGAATGCGATCTAAATTATTCACCATTGGTTGCTACCAAAAGAGAAATCAATTATGCGATAAGCAATACATTTGGATTTGGAGGACACAACGCATCGATATTGTTCAAGAAAATTTAG
- a CDS encoding acyl carrier protein, producing the protein MDVDAKVKEIVMDKLGVEDSQITPEASFTNDLGADSLDIVELVMGFESAFSISIPDEDAEKISTVGDAVKYLTEKLA; encoded by the coding sequence ATGGACGTTGATGCAAAAGTAAAAGAAATCGTAATGGACAAACTGGGTGTTGAAGATTCTCAAATTACACCAGAGGCATCTTTTACGAATGACTTGGGTGCTGACTCTCTTGATATAGTTGAATTAGTAATGGGATTCGAAAGTGCTTTTAGTATTTCTATTCCTGATGAAGATGCTGAAAAAATTTCTACTGTTGGTGATGCAGTAAAATATTTAACTGAAAAATTAGCTTAA
- the fabG gene encoding 3-oxoacyl-[acyl-carrier-protein] reductase codes for MELKGKRAIVTGGSRGIGKAIVLELASKGCDVVFTYHNNQEAAKSVELEALAKGVKAFAFQADASLMSEAERTIQFTIENLGGLDILVNNAGITKDGLMLRMSEADFDSVISSNLKSVFNYTKVAIKPMIAQRYGKIVNIASVVGIIGNPGQANYVAAKAGVIGLTKSNARELAGRNICVNAVAPGFISTDMTAKLNEKQKEIVLTNVPIKREGKPEEVAHTVLFLCSSNSDYITGQVISVDGGMTM; via the coding sequence TTGGAACTGAAAGGAAAAAGAGCAATAGTAACTGGTGGTTCAAGAGGAATTGGTAAAGCAATAGTTCTTGAATTGGCTTCTAAAGGATGTGATGTGGTTTTTACTTATCACAATAATCAGGAAGCCGCAAAATCAGTGGAATTAGAAGCTCTTGCAAAAGGAGTTAAAGCCTTTGCATTTCAAGCTGATGCTTCTTTAATGTCTGAAGCAGAAAGAACCATTCAATTTACAATTGAAAATCTTGGTGGTTTGGATATTCTTGTAAACAATGCAGGAATTACAAAAGATGGTTTGATGTTAAGAATGTCTGAAGCCGATTTTGATTCTGTCATTAGTTCAAATTTGAAAAGCGTTTTCAATTATACAAAAGTAGCAATTAAACCAATGATAGCTCAAAGGTATGGTAAGATTGTTAATATAGCTTCTGTTGTAGGAATAATTGGAAATCCTGGGCAAGCAAATTATGTTGCAGCCAAAGCTGGAGTTATTGGATTAACCAAATCTAACGCCAGGGAATTAGCTGGAAGAAATATTTGTGTTAATGCTGTTGCCCCTGGATTTATTTCAACAGATATGACTGCAAAATTAAACGAAAAACAGAAAGAAATTGTTCTAACAAATGTTCCAATTAAACGAGAAGGTAAACCTGAAGAGGTTGCACATACTGTATTATTTCTTTGCAGTTCCAATTCAGATTATATTACCGGACAAGTAATTTCCGTCGATGGCGGAATGACAATGTAA
- a CDS encoding DUF3109 family protein, translating into MPDKKLEIIKGLKIDPVIFTTKFVKECDVCICSGECCYYGVYTEESEYKNILKVKERIIKSMDDSQIKDPEQWFEEPVEDDDFESGIAVGTEVHNGKCVFLDKHGFCTLQKIAMEDGLNKWKYKPLYCILFPLVISDGVLTVDDDHLARLHYCNQKENQSSTVFDACKEEIKHVIGQDGFEELVRYREEYLLSDASSNKKE; encoded by the coding sequence ATGCCTGATAAAAAATTGGAGATTATCAAAGGATTGAAAATCGATCCTGTAATTTTCACTACAAAATTTGTTAAAGAATGTGATGTTTGCATTTGCTCAGGCGAATGCTGTTATTATGGTGTATATACCGAGGAATCAGAATATAAAAATATTCTTAAAGTAAAAGAAAGAATCATCAAATCCATGGATGATTCTCAAATAAAAGATCCGGAACAGTGGTTTGAAGAACCTGTTGAAGACGATGATTTTGAATCTGGAATTGCTGTAGGTACTGAAGTCCATAATGGTAAATGCGTATTTCTGGATAAACATGGCTTTTGCACGCTTCAAAAAATTGCTATGGAAGATGGATTAAACAAGTGGAAATATAAACCTCTTTATTGTATATTATTCCCTCTTGTTATTAGTGATGGAGTACTTACTGTTGATGATGATCATTTGGCAAGGTTGCATTATTGTAATCAAAAAGAAAATCAGTCCTCAACAGTTTTTGATGCATGTAAGGAAGAAATAAAACATGTTATTGGGCAGGATGGATTTGAAGAGCTGGTCAGGTACCGAGAAGAATATTTGTTGTCGGATGCAAGTAGTAATAAAAAAGAGTAG
- the fabD gene encoding ACP S-malonyltransferase, whose product MGKRAFLFPGQGSQYVGMAKDLFDNSVEAKEMIQMADEAIGINLSHIMFNGPEELLKQTENTQPAIFLHSVIIASLFRRFNADMTAGHSLGEYSALVTASAIQFYDAIKIVRTRGIAMQKAGKIFPGTMAAIVGLTSQKLEEICVEASAAGIVQCANFNSPGQIVISGSVEGVRKAMEICKLNGAKLVKELVVSGAFHSPLMEPAIIDLKEKLDQTNIYDSKIPVYANVTAKPVTDKGEIKKLLIEQLNAPVRWEETIVNMINDGADEFIEIGPGKVLQGLVKRINSNVKFYGIDKYSDLERYL is encoded by the coding sequence ATGGGAAAGCGTGCATTCCTTTTTCCTGGGCAGGGTTCTCAATATGTTGGTATGGCTAAAGACCTATTTGATAATTCTGTTGAAGCAAAAGAGATGATCCAGATGGCTGATGAAGCCATTGGTATAAACCTTTCTCATATTATGTTCAATGGTCCAGAGGAATTACTTAAACAAACAGAAAATACACAACCAGCAATCTTTCTTCATAGTGTTATTATTGCAAGTTTGTTCAGGCGATTTAATGCAGATATGACTGCTGGTCATTCGCTTGGTGAATATTCTGCTTTAGTTACTGCCAGTGCCATCCAGTTTTACGATGCAATAAAAATTGTTCGCACACGCGGTATTGCAATGCAAAAAGCCGGAAAAATTTTCCCTGGTACAATGGCAGCAATTGTTGGTTTAACTTCACAAAAATTAGAAGAAATATGTGTTGAGGCATCTGCCGCAGGGATTGTTCAATGTGCTAATTTCAATTCTCCCGGACAAATAGTTATTTCTGGTTCTGTAGAAGGTGTAAGGAAAGCAATGGAAATTTGCAAGTTGAATGGTGCTAAATTAGTTAAAGAACTTGTAGTTAGTGGCGCGTTTCATTCACCATTAATGGAACCTGCAATTATTGATTTGAAAGAAAAACTTGATCAGACAAATATTTACGATTCGAAAATTCCTGTTTATGCAAATGTAACAGCTAAACCTGTAACAGATAAAGGTGAAATTAAGAAATTGTTAATTGAACAATTAAATGCTCCAGTAAGGTGGGAAGAAACAATTGTTAATATGATTAATGATGGTGCTGATGAATTTATTGAAATTGGTCCAGGAAAAGTTTTGCAGGGATTGGTAAAAAGAATAAATTCAAATGTTAAATTTTACGGTATTGATAAATATTCTGATTTAGAAAGGTATTTATAA
- a CDS encoding ketoacyl-ACP synthase III: protein MVDRKYNAQITAVGMYVPEKILDNKYFESIVETSDEWITTRTGIKERRIIENGATSDLAAEAIKDLMRTSNLHPEEIEVIIVATVTPDMFFPATACLVQEMVGAKNAWGFDLSAACSGFLFALRTGASLIESGAYKKVIVVGADKMSAITDYSDRNNCILFGDAASAILLEPTEDLNYGLVDSILHIDGSGKNKLYMKAGGSAMPASHETVDKKYHYIYQDGKAVYKVAVIGMADVSYEMMQKHNLTSDDVSYLVPHQANLRIIDATAKRMGIGGEKVMINIDKYGNTTAATIPLCLTEYFRAGKITKGDKLILAAFGAGYTWGSCYLVWSME from the coding sequence TTGGTTGATAGAAAATATAACGCGCAAATTACAGCAGTTGGAATGTATGTTCCTGAAAAAATCCTTGATAATAAATATTTTGAATCTATTGTAGAAACATCGGATGAATGGATAACAACGAGAACTGGAATAAAAGAACGCAGAATAATTGAAAATGGAGCAACTAGTGATTTAGCTGCTGAAGCAATTAAAGATCTTATGAGGACTTCTAATCTTCATCCTGAAGAAATTGAAGTTATAATTGTTGCAACTGTAACACCAGATATGTTCTTTCCTGCAACAGCATGCTTAGTTCAGGAAATGGTTGGAGCTAAAAATGCATGGGGTTTTGATCTTTCAGCAGCTTGTTCAGGATTTTTGTTTGCATTACGAACAGGCGCAAGTTTGATTGAAAGCGGTGCATATAAAAAAGTAATAGTAGTTGGGGCTGATAAGATGAGTGCAATTACTGATTACTCAGACCGCAATAACTGCATTCTTTTTGGTGATGCTGCATCGGCAATCCTGCTTGAACCCACTGAGGATCTAAATTATGGTTTAGTAGACTCAATTTTGCATATCGATGGAAGTGGGAAAAATAAACTTTATATGAAAGCTGGTGGTAGTGCAATGCCTGCGTCTCATGAAACTGTTGATAAAAAATATCATTACATTTATCAGGATGGTAAAGCTGTTTATAAAGTTGCAGTAATTGGAATGGCAGATGTTTCTTACGAGATGATGCAAAAACATAATCTTACAAGTGACGATGTAAGCTACCTCGTTCCACACCAGGCAAATTTAAGAATTATTGATGCTACAGCAAAAAGAATGGGTATTGGTGGAGAAAAGGTAATGATTAACATCGATAAATATGGTAACACTACTGCTGCCACAATTCCATTATGCTTAACAGAATATTTTAGAGCAGGAAAAATTACAAAGGGTGATAAACTTATTCTTGCTGCATTTGGAGCAGGTTATACATGGGGCTCATGCTATTTGGTTTGGAGCATGGAATAA
- the plsX gene encoding phosphate acyltransferase PlsX translates to MEQSLVTSSCKIVVDAMGGDYAPLNEVSGAVQALIDFPAIDLYLIGRKNEIEKILESEKLNFNSEKIIHAEEVITMSDTPTIAIKQKQNSSIVIGTQLVKEKKADAFVSAGNTGAVVTAATLIMGRIKNVERPTIGTYYPNSAGVCTVFDVGAFVDCKPQHLLNYGILSSLYVKEIYGIPNPSIGILSTGEEEEKGNKLTKEATLLFKNSKLNFIGNLEGKDILNGKANIVICDGFIGNIILKFGESVPKLLKHLLKEYAKKSLLNKLKMGLLKNSLKEALIPLDPNLYGGVPLLGVNGICIIGHGSSSAVGIKNMIIRAKEMHEKNIVNKIEESLKEYSKIG, encoded by the coding sequence ATGGAACAATCCCTGGTTACTTCTTCTTGTAAAATTGTAGTTGATGCAATGGGGGGGGATTACGCCCCATTGAATGAGGTTTCTGGTGCAGTTCAAGCTTTAATCGATTTTCCGGCAATTGATTTATATTTAATCGGTAGAAAGAACGAGATAGAAAAAATTCTGGAATCAGAAAAGCTAAACTTCAATTCAGAAAAAATTATTCATGCTGAAGAAGTAATAACGATGAGCGATACTCCAACAATCGCTATAAAGCAAAAGCAAAACTCTTCTATTGTTATAGGAACTCAATTAGTAAAAGAAAAAAAAGCTGACGCGTTTGTTAGTGCAGGAAATACTGGAGCAGTTGTTACTGCTGCCACATTAATTATGGGACGAATTAAAAATGTGGAACGTCCCACAATCGGAACTTACTATCCAAATTCTGCAGGTGTGTGTACTGTGTTTGATGTTGGAGCTTTTGTAGATTGCAAACCACAACACCTTCTTAATTATGGAATATTGAGCAGCCTTTATGTAAAAGAAATTTATGGTATTCCTAATCCATCAATTGGAATTCTTTCTACTGGTGAAGAAGAAGAAAAAGGCAATAAACTCACCAAGGAAGCTACATTACTTTTTAAAAATTCTAAACTTAATTTTATCGGCAATCTTGAAGGAAAGGATATCTTGAACGGTAAAGCAAATATTGTTATATGCGATGGCTTTATTGGTAATATTATTCTAAAATTTGGCGAAAGTGTTCCTAAACTTCTTAAGCACCTTTTAAAGGAATATGCTAAAAAGAGTTTGTTAAATAAATTAAAAATGGGATTACTGAAAAATTCATTAAAGGAAGCCTTAATTCCATTAGATCCGAATTTATATGGCGGAGTACCTTTACTTGGTGTAAATGGAATTTGTATAATTGGTCATGGTTCAAGTTCTGCAGTAGGCATTAAAAACATGATCATCCGTGCAAAAGAAATGCACGAAAAAAATATAGTTAATAAAATTGAAGAATCATTAAAGGAATATTCAAAAATTGGTTGA
- the rpmF gene encoding 50S ribosomal protein L32: MPNPKRKWSKSRRDKRRTHYKAEASTLSTCSNCGELKLSHRACPNCGYYASRSMFVPKS; encoded by the coding sequence ATGCCAAATCCCAAAAGAAAGTGGTCTAAAAGCAGAAGAGATAAAAGAAGAACTCATTATAAAGCAGAGGCTTCCACCTTATCAACTTGCAGCAATTGCGGTGAATTAAAACTGAGCCATCGGGCTTGCCCAAACTGTGGTTACTACGCCTCGCGGTCTATGTTTGTGCCAAAGAGTTAA
- a CDS encoding DUF177 domain-containing protein has product MIIKFSNFTDGVHTIEFDEPIKNINLDNPYKGNVVLLVKMDKSHSQIVLSCDVIVKAGYECDRCDENFESILESNFRLIYLITNNPQKTDELNLYYLSPEADKIDLKKDVREFIILSEPMKKLCKEDCKGLCSKCGANLNLESCNCKEENTENVFSSILKQKTK; this is encoded by the coding sequence ATGATAATCAAGTTCAGTAATTTTACAGATGGTGTTCATACAATTGAATTTGATGAACCGATTAAAAACATTAACTTAGATAATCCATACAAGGGAAATGTTGTTCTTTTAGTAAAAATGGATAAATCTCATAGTCAGATTGTTCTTAGTTGTGATGTAATTGTAAAAGCCGGGTATGAATGTGATAGGTGCGATGAAAATTTCGAATCAATCCTTGAAAGCAATTTTCGTCTTATTTATCTCATCACCAACAATCCACAAAAAACTGATGAGTTGAATTTATACTATCTTTCGCCAGAAGCTGATAAGATTGATTTGAAGAAAGATGTGAGAGAATTTATAATTCTTTCTGAACCAATGAAAAAATTATGTAAGGAAGATTGTAAAGGATTATGTTCTAAATGTGGTGCGAACTTAAATTTAGAAAGTTGTAATTGTAAAGAAGAAAATACTGAAAATGTTTTTTCTTCAATTCTAAAACAGAAAACAAAGTAA